ATGCTCTCGCCAGCTACCTCCAGTCGAGAGGCGTCGGAACAGGCATACATTACCCGATGCCTGTTTATGAGCAGCCTCTTTACAGACAGCTAGGAATCAGATCGAGCTGCCCCGCTGCCGAGGACGTATCGAGGAGGGTGATAAGCGTTCCGGTGCATCCAGGGCTCAGCGATGAGAATCTGAAGAGGATCGCGGATGCGGTGAACAGCGCAGGGTGATTCGATGAATGTTGGAGTTATAGGCGTCGGCTCGATGGGTCGCAACCACGTGCGCGTCTACTCCGAGCTGAAGGGCGTGGAGAACCTCTACGTCTACGATTCTGTGGAGAAAAATGCAGAGGCTGCGAGGGAGTTTGCAACGATATGCCACAGCATCGATGAGCTTCTAGATGCATCAGAGGCTGTCTCCATCTGTGTCCCCACCAGGTATCATTACGATGTCGCCATGCGTGTGATCGAGGCCGGAGTACACTGTCTAATAGAGAAGCCGATGACCCTCACGCTGGATGAGGCTGAGAGGCTCCTGAGCGCAATCCGTGGGAGGGATCTGGTGGTTGGGGTCGGGCACATCGAGCGCTTCAATCCCATAGTGACAGAGATAAAGAGGATAATCAAGTCGCCCGCATATGTTGAGATAAAGAGGCACAATCCTGGATCCTCGAGGATAACAGATTCATCAGTCGTCGAGGACCTGATGATCCACGATATCGATATAGTCTTCAACGTGCTCTTTCCGGGAAGAGAGGATTACACGATAAGCAGCGCCGGCACGAGGAACGTCTGCGAAGCTCTGATAAGATTCGACTCATCGATCGTCTCCCTATCAGCGAGCCGCCTGTCATCCAAGAAGTTCAGGACTTTCTATGTAGAGGAGGAAGGAGTCACCACAGAAGGCGACTTCATGACCCAGGAGGTGTACATCTACAGAAAGCCTGATAAGTACCTCAAGGAGGGTGAGAGGTACCTACAGGAGAACATAATCGAGAAGGTGCTCGTCAGCAAGGTGGAGCCGCTTAAGGTCGAGCTCCGGGCGTTTCTGGACGCGGTCAGGGGCAGGCAGGAGTTCCCTGTAACGCCTGAGCAGGCATTCAGAAACATGAAGGTATGCGCTGAGATATCGAGGGGGCTTGTATGAGCTACAGGAAGCACCCGACTGCGGTGGTCGAGAGCGCTGATATCGGAGATGGCACGAGCATATGGCACTTCGCCCACATCAGGGAGGGCGCCAGGATCGGGAGGAACTGCAACATCGGGAAGAGCGTTTACATAGACAGGGATGTCAGGATCGGAGATAACGTGAAGATCCAGAACTTCGTCTCTGTCTATCACGGAGTCGATATTGGGGATGATGTCTTCATAGGCCCCTCAGCAGTTTTCACGAACGATCTGTATCCAAGAGCGTTCATCTGGTCAGAGGACAGGGTCGTGCCCACGAAGGTCTGCAGGGGTGCGAGCATAGGCGCGAATGCGACGATAGTCTGCGGCATAACCATAGGGGAGTACGCCATGGTCGGGGCGGGCAGCGTCGTCACAGATGATGTCCCCCCGCACGGTCTTGTATACGGCAACCCTGCCGTGCTGCGGGGATACGTCTGCAGATGCGGCAGACCTCTGAAGAGGCTGTTGAGGGATGATGGGGTGAAAGAGTACCTGTGCGAATGCGGGGAGACCGTCTGCATCAAAACGGAGGGATCACCCTGAAGATAGCTGTTGTGGGCCTTGGTAACGCAGGGCTTCCTCTTGCAGCAGTGATCGCAGACCATGGAATTCAGGTCGTGGGCGTGGATATAGACAGAAGGAGATGCGATCTCATCAACAGCGGGAAGAATCCCATACCACACGAGTCCGGACTGGACGAGCTCATATCGAGACACGGTGGAAAGGAACTCGTCGCAACGACAAAATACAGAGATGCATCTTCATGCAGCGTGTTCATAGTAATAGTCCCGCTCTTCATCGACGAGAACCACAATCCGGACTTCAGGACGCTTGAGAGCTCATTCAGGAGTTTGGGAGGTGTATTGAAGCGTGGGGATCTGGTGGTCCTGGAGACCACAGTGCCTCCCGGGACGACAGAAGGTATAGCGCTGAAATGGCTGGAGGAGAGCAGCGGTCTCAGGCTCGGCCAGTTCTATCTCGCTCACTCCCCGGAGAGGATAATGACAGGATGCAGCATATCCAGGCTCAGGGAGTTCCCGAAGGTCATTGGGGGAGTTGATGAGAGGAGCGGCATCGTCGCCTACGACGTTTACAGGAGGTTCATACCGAACCTGAGGCTTGTATCATCTGCAAGGGTCGCAGAGATGATAAAGGTCATGGAGGGGTGCTACAGGGATGTCAACATCGCGCTGGCGAACGAGCTCTTCAGGATATCAGAGGAGCTGGGCATCGATTTCTACGAGGCCCGGGAGCACGCGAACCACGAGTACTGTCACATACACATGCCATCGACTGGCGTAGGCGGGCACTGCATCCCTGTCTATCCATGGTTTCTGATCAATGAGATGGTGAGGAGAGAGCGTGCAGAGAATGCGGTCATGCTCAGAACTGCCAGGGAGCTGAACGACCGCATGATACACTACTGGATGGATCGTATAATCGACGCGTGCATGCATATCGATAAACCACTGGCGGAGATCAGGATATGCATCCACGGCATCACGTACCGTCAGGGCGCAAAGGAGCTCCACCACAGCAGGAACCTGGCGCTTGCGAAGCTCCTGAAGAGCAGAGGTCTGAAGGTGGGCGCGCACGATGAGATGCTCTCAAGAGAGGAGATCTCAAAAGCAGGCCTGGAGTGGATGGATCCACAGGACGCGGATCTGGTCTTCAATTCCTTCGAGCTCAGCGTGAAGCTCAGGCGCCACCGAGAAGCTCCGGGATGAAAGCCGGAGTCTCAACCGTCCCGATGCCATCGCGGCTTGTGAAATGCTCAGATCGAACCAGACCTGGGAGCACAGATCGCCCATCCCGTGCCATGCGGCTTTGTTAGAGTTCTCACGCAATATAGAGCCCTGCATGAGGAAAACGCGAAGTCTCGTCCAGCTGAATCGGCGGATTGGAGGAGAATGGAATCCAGCTATCCCCGAAAGTTCAGATCGATCCGGATGTTCAATAATTCGCAGAGACGAGGCAATGCGATGTCCCCAGCCGTTCGAAGCTGACGTAGTTGGGCCCCGAGTTTCCCGATATGAGCTTGCAGCCTGTCAGCTATAACCAAGCCGGCTGAGAGTGTGATATGATCATGGATCCGGTTATAGATAGACATGGAAACAGAAACATCATAGAGATAAGAGATCTGACCAAGATATACAGGGATGGGGTTGAGGTGGTGGCTCTCGATCACATAAATCTCACGATAAAGGAGGGAGAGTTCCTGGCGATAGTCGGGCCGAGCGGATCCGGAAAGTCGACGCTGCTGAACATGATCGGCCTCCTAGACACTCCCACAAGCGGAACAATACTGCTGAAAGATATCGACGTCACAAAGATCAGCGCGAACGAGCGCGCGAGGCTGAGAAACAAGGAGCTTGGATTCGTCTTCCAGTACCATCATCTCCTCCCCGAGTTCACGGCAGTCGAGAACGTGATGATGCCAATGCTCATAGCAGGGGTTGGGAGAAAAGAGGCGCGTGAGCGCGCGACCGCTCTTCTCAGGGAGGTCGGCCTTGGAGACCGGCTGGACCACAAGCCCAGCCAGCTCAGCGGCGGTCAGAACCAGCGGGTTGCGGTCGCGAGGGCCCTGGCCAACAGGCCATCTATCGTAATAGGAGATGAGCTCACCGGAAACCTGGATACAAAAACATCGAGGATGATCTACGATATGCTCAGGGACCTGAACAAGAGAATCAACCAAACATTCATACTCGTGACGCACGACATGGATATGGCGGAGAAGACGGATCGCATACTGAGGCTTGTTGATGGAAAAATCGTCTGCGAGCTCAGGCGGGTCGGCGACGAGTTCGTGAGCGTGGAGATGTGCTCGGCAGAAACGGGACAGGATCAGGAATAAAGCGAGAGGCTCATCCAGGTGATTCAGCGGATCTGTATCTCTCGGTAGTCTACCTATACGACGTGTGGATAAGTGCAAAAGCAATAGCTTCAGGCGATTCGTAGCCTTCAACCACGCTGCAGGGCGCCGGACAATTATTGACAGGTCTCATGATATCGATTTCCATGCCGACGTTGCTCAAAATAAACACATCTGAGGGAGCCGGCCCATCAAGATCAACTCAATGAAGGTAGACTACCTATCTTTCAGAAGGGAACAAAGTCGATTGCTGCTGGTTAGGTTAACCAGACTTCGCCTCTCCGATGGTTCGACCTCATGAGCCAAGAGAGATCCTAATACCCCGAACTCTCCGCCGTCCCGCATAACACAAGAGCAGCCGCATCCCAGCCATGCCTCCAGGCATGCGCAGTGACATGTGACTTCTCCACTGAAGGGGTATTCTGCCTGCGTTCCTATAAACCACCCCGAGATGTTTTTAATGCACCAGTCAGCTCAAAGCTGGTGCAGGGGTTCATGCGCCTCAGAACTCATAGGGCTCATCACACTTCAGAGACCTGGTGTCATCATCGGCGCATGTGGCGGATTTCTCAAGCGACGGTACATGAGATTTCCCCCGACCGTATCAAATCAAACCCCCATCGCAACCGAAGCGATGATCCCTATCTTGCCTGACAGGTACAGTGAGCTTCCTGATACGAAAATGCAGTGGATACGAATCATGTTATCCACACGGTGGCCCTGCGTCATGAGCTTTTTCCATGAGAAGCCAGAGCTCAAACTCTGGCTTCGCGTCAGGGATTGCACACCCTGCACGGCTCATACCCTCTCGATTCCGCCTCCTCCTTGCTTGAGAAGATCACAACGTGCTCAGGCTTTATCTTCTTGGCGTACCGGCATTCGGGGAGGTGGTACTTCCTGGAGGTGGTGCTCCCTACATACTGCTTTGTCCCATCCCGCTCAGGCTTTGCAGATCCGCCTGTAACATTGAGGCCCGCCCCAGTGTCTTCTGTATCCTTTTCCCTGACATCTGATTGCTCATCCCCACCTTCCGTGCTGACACCCTCATTTCCTCCTGATGCACCAGCAGGCTCGCTGAGTGAAAGCGATGGGGGATATATCGAGCGTTCCTGGGTGCTCTCTAGGATCTGAACTGCACGCTCAGCGCTCAGAATCGTGCCATCCGCGCCGGAAACCACGAGGCGACATGTGTAGCCCCTGCCAGGATGCAGCCTGGCGATTTTTGAGAACTCGAACGCGGTCTGGCCCGGGGCGACGTCGATCAGGAGGTATCTAGACCGGAGGACCTCCTGGCCTTCTCTGAGAAGATGAGCCTCGAGCAGCAGGTAGGGCTCGGAAATGTTGGAGACGAGTTCCAGAGTTCCCCTGACAAGGAAGAGCTCTCTGGAGACCCCGGGCTCGAACTCCAGCTCAAGATTTCTCTCCGCATGGACCTCCACAAGGCTGTTCTGATCCACAGCTTTCTGCTCAATGCAGCCCTGAACAAACATCAGAACCAACAAAGCACAGATAAGAGAGACGAACCTGAACACAGGGACCCCCTCATTTCCAATGGAAATATGGGATGAGCATCATGCCATAATGCCCCACATACCGCCGCAGTCCGTGCCATTACCATGACATGGAAAGTCAGCCTCCCGTGCCGCCTCGTTTTGGCGAGACTGACTGGCATCTCGAGCGCTTTAACATAAAAGCACGACATGGAGGGTAGACCTTCCTTGTCGTGTTGTTTGGACGAGACCAAACCGCATCTCAAACGCTTTCATCCTTTCGGCACGCCTCTGATGTCGCATGCAGCGTTTCATAGAGACTCCTGGGGTGCAGGGGTAGCGGAAACCCCGCTCTTCGGGGCTGGGAGGAGCATACCCCAGCCGAACGTCAGAACATGCTCATCTCTGACAGCATATCCAGCTATCTGAGCTCAAAGCCCGGAATCAAATCTGCTTAAGCGCTCTGATCGTTATCTCGATGCATTCAAGCATCGACTTCAGCCTTGACAGATCCCGCTCATCGGCTATCTCCGCACACAGCTCTCTCAGCTTCGCCTGAAGCGAGGTTCTCACAGATGCAAGAGCATCTTTTTCATCAACCGTGCCCGGAGATGCTGTGGCAGATACTGAGCCGCGCTGAGCAGCGCTTTCTGAGATATGCCCTTCTGAAACATGCAGATTTTTCTCTTCTGGCAGCCCAGCAGAAGCGCCATGCTCACCCTCTCCAGAAGCAGAGCAGACCGGACACATAATCTCCCCCTTGTAGCGGAAGAGGGGAGCTCCACAATCATGGTGCTCCGCCAGCATGGTTCCACCGATCTCCATCATCCTCGTGATGCGCCTGATCATCTCCTCTTCATCCATTTTTCAGTCACCTCTGATGATGGAATCAACATTCAGATATTTAGCATGAAAGCATGACATGGGGTGTTTAGCCTCCTACGTCGGCGGCCGCTTCTGGACAGAAACTAACAGTGCATCAACGCTTTCATCCTGTTGGTATGCCTCCACTACCGGGTCTCGTGCCCGAATCGCTGAATGGAATTTCAGGAATCCGCACTCTCTAGCATGGCAGGTTACAAATCCTGCAATGTCACATGTCGCTGGGTTCAATGATCAGAGCACACAACTCACTACTGCACGCAGGGTTTTGAGGTTGTACATTCAGAGGCTGTGCACTTGGAGTTCAGATGCACGATCCTGTGGTGTTCATGTAGCATTACGCTCTTGTCCACTTAATAACCTGCCCATAGAACCATTGGTCCTCCAAGCACTGCTGGAAGATGGATGAGTGCTTAAGGCAACTTAACCTGCATGACCTCCAAGCTGCTAAGCGGATAAGAGCGTAGGCTCTGCCTCTCTGCTAGATTACTGATTCACCGAACTACGTGGAGAGTTCGGTTCCATTACGAACACTCATCCAGCTTGTCCTGTCTGCGGAAGAACTCAATCTGGGTTCTTGTCTCCAAGGATGCCTGAGCCTGCAGAATTCACTGCAGATATCCCATAACGCTCTTATCTATCTGATAACCTGCTCGGAGAGATAGCGGTGCTGCTATGCGTTTGTGGCGATTGAATGAGAGCATCCAGCAACCTCGATGCATGAAAGTTGCTGGATACATAAGAGCATCTCATTGCACTCAGTGCTGTGTT
This Methanothrix sp. DNA region includes the following protein-coding sequences:
- a CDS encoding acyltransferase translates to MSYRKHPTAVVESADIGDGTSIWHFAHIREGARIGRNCNIGKSVYIDRDVRIGDNVKIQNFVSVYHGVDIGDDVFIGPSAVFTNDLYPRAFIWSEDRVVPTKVCRGASIGANATIVCGITIGEYAMVGAGSVVTDDVPPHGLVYGNPAVLRGYVCRCGRPLKRLLRDDGVKEYLCECGETVCIKTEGSP
- a CDS encoding Ada metal-binding domain-containing protein, with protein sequence MDQNSLVEVHAERNLELEFEPGVSRELFLVRGTLELVSNISEPYLLLEAHLLREGQEVLRSRYLLIDVAPGQTAFEFSKIARLHPGRGYTCRLVVSGADGTILSAERAVQILESTQERSIYPPSLSLSEPAGASGGNEGVSTEGGDEQSDVREKDTEDTGAGLNVTGGSAKPERDGTKQYVGSTTSRKYHLPECRYAKKIKPEHVVIFSSKEEAESRGYEPCRVCNP
- a CDS encoding Gfo/Idh/MocA family oxidoreductase encodes the protein MNVGVIGVGSMGRNHVRVYSELKGVENLYVYDSVEKNAEAAREFATICHSIDELLDASEAVSICVPTRYHYDVAMRVIEAGVHCLIEKPMTLTLDEAERLLSAIRGRDLVVGVGHIERFNPIVTEIKRIIKSPAYVEIKRHNPGSSRITDSSVVEDLMIHDIDIVFNVLFPGREDYTISSAGTRNVCEALIRFDSSIVSLSASRLSSKKFRTFYVEEEGVTTEGDFMTQEVYIYRKPDKYLKEGERYLQENIIEKVLVSKVEPLKVELRAFLDAVRGRQEFPVTPEQAFRNMKVCAEISRGLV
- a CDS encoding Sjogren's syndrome/scleroderma autoantigen 1 family protein, translated to MDEEEMIRRITRMMEIGGTMLAEHHDCGAPLFRYKGEIMCPVCSASGEGEHGASAGLPEEKNLHVSEGHISESAAQRGSVSATASPGTVDEKDALASVRTSLQAKLRELCAEIADERDLSRLKSMLECIEITIRALKQI
- a CDS encoding ABC transporter ATP-binding protein; protein product: MDPVIDRHGNRNIIEIRDLTKIYRDGVEVVALDHINLTIKEGEFLAIVGPSGSGKSTLLNMIGLLDTPTSGTILLKDIDVTKISANERARLRNKELGFVFQYHHLLPEFTAVENVMMPMLIAGVGRKEARERATALLREVGLGDRLDHKPSQLSGGQNQRVAVARALANRPSIVIGDELTGNLDTKTSRMIYDMLRDLNKRINQTFILVTHDMDMAEKTDRILRLVDGKIVCELRRVGDEFVSVEMCSAETGQDQE
- a CDS encoding nucleotide sugar dehydrogenase; the encoded protein is MGLGNAGLPLAAVIADHGIQVVGVDIDRRRCDLINSGKNPIPHESGLDELISRHGGKELVATTKYRDASSCSVFIVIVPLFIDENHNPDFRTLESSFRSLGGVLKRGDLVVLETTVPPGTTEGIALKWLEESSGLRLGQFYLAHSPERIMTGCSISRLREFPKVIGGVDERSGIVAYDVYRRFIPNLRLVSSARVAEMIKVMEGCYRDVNIALANELFRISEELGIDFYEAREHANHEYCHIHMPSTGVGGHCIPVYPWFLINEMVRRERAENAVMLRTARELNDRMIHYWMDRIIDACMHIDKPLAEIRICIHGITYRQGAKELHHSRNLALAKLLKSRGLKVGAHDEMLSREEISKAGLEWMDPQDADLVFNSFELSVKLRRHREAPG